The proteins below are encoded in one region of Cucurbita pepo subsp. pepo cultivar mu-cu-16 chromosome LG10, ASM280686v2, whole genome shotgun sequence:
- the LOC111804376 gene encoding B3 domain-containing transcription factor VRN1-like, giving the protein MASSPQFFKILLHRNLEDKKLMIPKKFVKKYGKLLSSAVILKLPDGMKWKVGLTMAANGAVWLQKGWHKFANHYRLEFGSLLVFRLEGRSSSFEVTIFDPTGLESEYSSLHVCDSITESEEDDDSVSDSDEEDYEIGVSRRRRKSATEKPGFQVVLNQSNVCGRYNMVFPAKFARSYLCEKSGNFNVQTANGRKWPLLYKWSGSVDKFAYVSSGWKRFVQENLLKEGDVVFFEMIKKGRFLFTKLQDKNTASTRNPFFKVDIHYKSYKNRILNIPMAFGKEHFSPEMKSVKLQTGNKEWMVTLKQYEGCMRFSGGWRKFYGENGLNDGDTCLFEMVSKQNCVFKVTIFKQP; this is encoded by the exons ATGGCTTCTTCTCCTCAGTTTTTCAAAATCCTTCTGCACAGAAACCTCGAAGATAAAAAACTG ATGATTCCGAAGAAGTTCGTGAAGAAATACGGTAAGCTCTTGTCAAGTGCCGTAATTCTAAAGCTTCCCGATGGAATGAAATGGAAAGTGGGTCTGACAATGGCTGCTAATGGCGCCGTTTGGCTGCAAAAGGGGTGGCATAAATTTGCCAACCACTACCGTTTGGAGTTTGGGTCTCTGCTGGTTTTTAGATTGGAGGGCAGAAGTTCGAGCTTTGAAGTAACCATATTCGACCCAACTGGATTGGAATCCGAATATTCTTCTCTCCATGTTTGTGATTCTATAACAGAATCTGAAGAGGACGATGACTCTGTTTCTGATTCAGATGAAGAAG ACTATGAAATTGGGGTTTCAAGGAGAAGACGAAAATCAGCAACAGAGAAACCTGGCTTCCAAGTTGTGTTGAACCAATCAAACGTATGCGGTAGATACAACATG GTTTTTCCTGCGAAATTTGCAAGGAGTTATTTATGTGAGAAATCTGGAAATTTTAACGTTCAAACTGCAAATGGTAGAAAATGGCCACTTTTGTATAAATGGAGTGGAAGTGTAGATAAATTTGCATACGTTTCCAGTGGGTGGAAGCGTTTTGTACAGGAAAATCTGTTGAAAGAAGGCGATGTTGTGTTCTTCGAAATGATTAAGAAAGGAAGATTTTTGTTCACCAAATTACAAGATAAGAACACTGCATCAACCAGAAATCCCTTCTTCAAAGTGGATATTCATTACAAAAGCTACAAGAACAGAATCTTG AACATTCCCATGGCGTTTGGTAAGGAGCATTTTTCACCAGAAATGAAATCTGTAAAGCTTCAAACTGGGAATAAGGAATGGATGGTAACATTAAAGCAGTATGAAGGATGTATGAGATTCTCAGGTGGTTGGAGGAAATTTTACGGTGAAAATGGGTTGAATGATGGAGACACCTGCTTGTTTGAAATGGTGAGCAAACAAAACTGCGTTTTTAAAGTGACCATTTTCAAGCAACCTTAa
- the LOC111803714 gene encoding extra-large guanine nucleotide-binding protein 1-like isoform X1 → MPLVEAMASDPVDGLPYSFAKEYKGPPVPYDLPQALPINVDRIPVAAVVDEVSFTHKMSLPVVQPILAQDVLTKKFSKELEPAGGKSVVSPTSVIAFDQSTEDSRRCLSKESDSGSERTVSPTSVIAFEDRAASNHGCQLSGDLSSSGALEFSNGKIVSGEFSNVGNCSRAFGCSSISHGNSCELLGEAGSSCTIEFSGSFNKSQRSSCSLRASNCRKESMDFNDINQVDWVSTESGLSTDYPSSRVSSMKVVNEGGCNSRRSASTFLDPESEDTYNEEYSQDGPETLRVKREPLRKGKKGSCYRCCKGNRFTEKEVCIVCDAKYCSSCVLRAMGSMPEGRKCVTCIGYPIDESKRGNLGKCSRMLKRLLNELEIRQVMKAEKCCEANQLPPEYVFVNGEPLSFEELTMLQTCPNPPKKLKPGNYWYDKVSGLWGKEGQKPSKITTPHLNIGGPIKADASNGNTKIFINGREITKAELRMLQLAGVQCAGNPHFWVNEDGSYQEEGQKNTKGYIWGKAGTKLVCAFLSLPVPSKSSAYSGEPDSNLVYRTFPDYLALQKLLLVGYDGSGTSTIFKQAKILYKDAPFSKDERELIKLKIQSNVYGYLGIILEGRERFEEESSAEIRRRKLSDEVDPAVGCSSIDSDKSIYSIGPRLKAFSDWLLKTMVSGTLETIFPAATREYAPLVEELWNDAAIQATYKRGSELEMLPNVAHYFLKRVVDILTTDYEPSDSDILYAEGLISSNGLACVDFSFPQSAPNDDIDTADQHNSLFTYQLIRAHARGIGENCKWLEMFEDIGIVIFCVSLSDYDQFSIDGNGDSVNKMLLSRKFFESLVTHPTFDQMNFLVLLNKYDLFEEKIERVPLTQCAWFDDFHPMISRNRSNSQNNINSSPSLGQLGLHYVAVKFKRLFTTLTGRKLYVSPVKGLEPYSVDAALKYAREIIKWDEERTNFSLSEHSVYSTEESSFSH, encoded by the exons ATGCCTCTGGTCGAGGCAATGGCTTCGGATCCTGTTGATGGCTTACCGTATTCGTTTGCTAAGGAGTACAAAGGCCCACCGGTGCCGTATGATCTTCCTCAAGCTCTTCCGATCAACGTGGACCGGATTCCGGTGGCTGCAGTGGTAGATGAGGTTTCTTTTACTCATAAGATGTCTTTGCCAGTTGTACAACCAATTTTGGCGCAGGATGTTCTGACGAAAAAGTTCTCTAAGGAGTTGGAACCTGCTGGTGGGAAGTCTGTGGTTTCACCTACATCTGTTATTGCGTTTGATCAGAGTACTGAGGATAGTCGCAGGTGTCTGTCGAAGGAATCAGATTCTGGCTCTGAAAGAACTGTTTCACCAACTTCTGTTATTGCCTTTGAGGACAGAGCAGCGAGTAATCATGGATGTCAATTGTCTGGTGACTTGAGTAGTTCAGGAGCTTTGGAGTTTTCAAATGGGAAAATTGTTTCTGGCGAATTTTCGAATGTTGGCAACTGCTCGAGGGCTTTTGGTTGCTCATCGATTAGTCATGGAAATTCTTGTGAGTTATTAGGTGAGGCTGGGAGCTCTTGCACGATAGAGTTTTCTGGTAGCTTTAATAAATCGCAGCGAAGCTCATGTTCTTTGAGAGCTTCCAATTGTAGGAAGGAAAGCATGGATTTCAATGATATCAATCAAGTTGACTGGGTCTCTACAGAATCAGGATTGAGTACAGATTATCCATCTTCTCGGGTTTCATCTATGAAAGTTGTAAACGAGGGAGGTTGTAACAGTAGGAGGTCAGCTTCAACATTTCTTGACCCTGAGTCTGAGGATACATATAATGAAGAGTACAGTCAGGATGGACCAGAAACTTTGCGAGTGAAAAGAGAACCACttaggaaaggaaaaaaaggatcATGTTATCGATGCTGCAAGGGGAACCGGTTTACTGAAAAGGAGGTTTGCATCGTCTGTGATGCCAAATATTGTAGCAGCTGCGTGCTTAGAGCTATGGGTTCAATGCCTGAAGGTCGCAAATGTGTTACTTGCATAGGATATCCTATTGATGAGTCAAAGCGAGGAAATTTGGGAAAATGTTCCAGAATGCTTAAGAGACTGCTGAATGAGTTGGAGATCCGACAGGTTATGAAGGCTGAGAAGTGTTGTGAGGCGAATCAGCTACCACCAGAGTACGTTTTTGTGAATGGGGAACCTTTATCTTTCGAGGAGCTTACAATGCTACAGACCTGCCCTAACCCACCAAAGAAGCTAAAACCAGGAAATTATTGGTACGATAAGGTTTCTGGTCTTTGGGGAAAG GAAGGACAAAAACCTTCGAAAATAACTACTCCTCATCTTAACATCGGTGGGCCGATTAAGGCAGATGCTAGCAATGGAAATACAAAGATTTTTATAAATGGCAGAGAAATTACAAAAGCAGAGCTCCGTATGCTGCAG TTGGCTGGAGTTCAATGTGCTGGTAACCCACACTTTTGGGTCAATGAGGATGGATCGTACCAAGAGGAGGGACAGAAAAACACCAAAGGGTACATATGGGGGAAG GCTGGAACGAAGCTTGTCTGTGCTTTCTTATCGCTACCAGTTCCTTCTAAATCTTCAGCTTATTCTGGGGAACCAGACAGCAACCTTGTTTACAGAACTTTTCCTGACTACCTTGCTCTTCAAAAGCTCCTTTTAGTTGGTTATGATGGATCTGGGACAAGTACTATATTCAAGCAG GCCAAAATTCTATACAAGGATGCACCTTTCTCTAAAGATGAACGTGAACTTATTAAGTTGAAGATCCAGAGCAATGTGTACGGATATCTTGGTATAATTCTTGAAGGCCGTGAACGATTTGAGGAGGAAAGTTCGGCTGAAATAAGGAGGAGAAAGCTGTCTGATGAAGTTGACCCTGCTG TAGGATGCTCGAGTATTGATTCTGACAAAAGCATATACTCAATTGGGCCAAGATTGAAAGCTTTCTCCGATTGGCTTCTCAAGACTATGGTTTCAGGAACTTTGGAGACTATCTTTCCTGCAGCTACTCGAGAATATGCTCCGTTGGTTGAAGAGTTGTGGAATGATGCTGCTATTCAGGCAACCTACAAACGAGGAAGTGAGTTGGAAATGCTGCCGAACGTTGCTCATTACTTCCTAAAAAGA GTTGTAGACATATTGACAACCGATTATGAACCTTCCGATTCAGATATCCTATATGCTGAGGGTCTTATTTCATCCAATGGGCTTGCTTGCGTAGATTTCTCATTTCCACAATCTGCACCTAATGATGATATAGACACTGCTGATCAGCACAACTCTTTGTTTAC GTATCAACTTATTAGAGCCCATGCAAGAGGAATTGGTGAAAATTGCAAGTGGCTGGAGATGTTTGAAGACATTGGGATTGTTATCTTTTGTGTCTCTCTGAGCGACTACGATCAGTTTTCCATTGATGGAAATGGGGATTCAGTGAATAAGATGCTACTTAGCAGGAAATTCTTTGAAAGTTTGGTTACTCATCCGACCTTCGATCAAATGAACTTCCTTGTATTACTGAACAAATATGATCTGTTTGAAGAGAAGATAGAACGGGTACCATTAACTCAGTGCGCGTGGTTCGACGATTTCCATCCAATGATCAGCCGCAACCGCTCTAACAGCCAGAACAATATAAATAGCAGCCCCTCTCTAGGACAACTCGGTTTACACTATGTTGCAGTAAAATTCAAAAGGCTCTTCACCACACTAACTGGGCGGAAGCTGTATGTTTCACCTGTGAAGGGTTTAGAACCTTATAGTGTTGATGCAGCTCTTAAGTATGCGAGGGAGATAATAAAGTGGGATGAAGAAAGAACCAACTTTAGCCTGAGTGAGCACTCGGTCTACAGCACAGAGGAAAGTTCGTTTTCTCACTAA
- the LOC111803714 gene encoding extra-large guanine nucleotide-binding protein 1-like isoform X2, with amino-acid sequence MPLVEAMASDPVDGLPYSFAKEYKGPPVPYDLPQALPINVDRIPVAAVVDEVSFTHKMSLPVVQPILAQDVLTKKFSKELEPAGGKSVVSPTSVIAFDQSTEDSRRCLSKESDSGSERTVSPTSVIAFEDRAASNHGCQLSGDLSSSGALEFSNGKIVSGEFSNVGNCSRAFGCSSISHGNSCELLGEAGSSCTIEFSGSFNKSQRSSCSLRASNCRKESMDFNDINQVDWVSTESGLSTDYPSSRVSSMKVVNEGGCNSRRSASTFLDPESEDTYNEEYSQDGPETLRVKREPLRKGKKGSCYRCCKGNRFTEKEVCIVCDAKYCSSCVLRAMGSMPEGRKCVTCIGYPIDESKRGNLGKCSRMLKRLLNELEIRQVMKAEKCCEANQLPPEYVFVNGEPLSFEELTMLQTCPNPPKKLKPGNYWYDKVSGLWGKEGQKPSKITTPHLNIGGPIKADASNGNTKIFINGREITKAELRMLQLAGVQCAGNPHFWVNEDGSYQEEGQKNTKGYIWGKAGTKLVCAFLSLPVPSKSSAYSGEPDSNLVYRTFPDYLALQKLLLVGYDGSGTSTIFKQAKILYKDAPFSKDERELIKLKIQSNVYGYLGIILEGRERFEEESSAEIRRRKLSDEVDPAGCSSIDSDKSIYSIGPRLKAFSDWLLKTMVSGTLETIFPAATREYAPLVEELWNDAAIQATYKRGSELEMLPNVAHYFLKRVVDILTTDYEPSDSDILYAEGLISSNGLACVDFSFPQSAPNDDIDTADQHNSLFTYQLIRAHARGIGENCKWLEMFEDIGIVIFCVSLSDYDQFSIDGNGDSVNKMLLSRKFFESLVTHPTFDQMNFLVLLNKYDLFEEKIERVPLTQCAWFDDFHPMISRNRSNSQNNINSSPSLGQLGLHYVAVKFKRLFTTLTGRKLYVSPVKGLEPYSVDAALKYAREIIKWDEERTNFSLSEHSVYSTEESSFSH; translated from the exons ATGCCTCTGGTCGAGGCAATGGCTTCGGATCCTGTTGATGGCTTACCGTATTCGTTTGCTAAGGAGTACAAAGGCCCACCGGTGCCGTATGATCTTCCTCAAGCTCTTCCGATCAACGTGGACCGGATTCCGGTGGCTGCAGTGGTAGATGAGGTTTCTTTTACTCATAAGATGTCTTTGCCAGTTGTACAACCAATTTTGGCGCAGGATGTTCTGACGAAAAAGTTCTCTAAGGAGTTGGAACCTGCTGGTGGGAAGTCTGTGGTTTCACCTACATCTGTTATTGCGTTTGATCAGAGTACTGAGGATAGTCGCAGGTGTCTGTCGAAGGAATCAGATTCTGGCTCTGAAAGAACTGTTTCACCAACTTCTGTTATTGCCTTTGAGGACAGAGCAGCGAGTAATCATGGATGTCAATTGTCTGGTGACTTGAGTAGTTCAGGAGCTTTGGAGTTTTCAAATGGGAAAATTGTTTCTGGCGAATTTTCGAATGTTGGCAACTGCTCGAGGGCTTTTGGTTGCTCATCGATTAGTCATGGAAATTCTTGTGAGTTATTAGGTGAGGCTGGGAGCTCTTGCACGATAGAGTTTTCTGGTAGCTTTAATAAATCGCAGCGAAGCTCATGTTCTTTGAGAGCTTCCAATTGTAGGAAGGAAAGCATGGATTTCAATGATATCAATCAAGTTGACTGGGTCTCTACAGAATCAGGATTGAGTACAGATTATCCATCTTCTCGGGTTTCATCTATGAAAGTTGTAAACGAGGGAGGTTGTAACAGTAGGAGGTCAGCTTCAACATTTCTTGACCCTGAGTCTGAGGATACATATAATGAAGAGTACAGTCAGGATGGACCAGAAACTTTGCGAGTGAAAAGAGAACCACttaggaaaggaaaaaaaggatcATGTTATCGATGCTGCAAGGGGAACCGGTTTACTGAAAAGGAGGTTTGCATCGTCTGTGATGCCAAATATTGTAGCAGCTGCGTGCTTAGAGCTATGGGTTCAATGCCTGAAGGTCGCAAATGTGTTACTTGCATAGGATATCCTATTGATGAGTCAAAGCGAGGAAATTTGGGAAAATGTTCCAGAATGCTTAAGAGACTGCTGAATGAGTTGGAGATCCGACAGGTTATGAAGGCTGAGAAGTGTTGTGAGGCGAATCAGCTACCACCAGAGTACGTTTTTGTGAATGGGGAACCTTTATCTTTCGAGGAGCTTACAATGCTACAGACCTGCCCTAACCCACCAAAGAAGCTAAAACCAGGAAATTATTGGTACGATAAGGTTTCTGGTCTTTGGGGAAAG GAAGGACAAAAACCTTCGAAAATAACTACTCCTCATCTTAACATCGGTGGGCCGATTAAGGCAGATGCTAGCAATGGAAATACAAAGATTTTTATAAATGGCAGAGAAATTACAAAAGCAGAGCTCCGTATGCTGCAG TTGGCTGGAGTTCAATGTGCTGGTAACCCACACTTTTGGGTCAATGAGGATGGATCGTACCAAGAGGAGGGACAGAAAAACACCAAAGGGTACATATGGGGGAAG GCTGGAACGAAGCTTGTCTGTGCTTTCTTATCGCTACCAGTTCCTTCTAAATCTTCAGCTTATTCTGGGGAACCAGACAGCAACCTTGTTTACAGAACTTTTCCTGACTACCTTGCTCTTCAAAAGCTCCTTTTAGTTGGTTATGATGGATCTGGGACAAGTACTATATTCAAGCAG GCCAAAATTCTATACAAGGATGCACCTTTCTCTAAAGATGAACGTGAACTTATTAAGTTGAAGATCCAGAGCAATGTGTACGGATATCTTGGTATAATTCTTGAAGGCCGTGAACGATTTGAGGAGGAAAGTTCGGCTGAAATAAGGAGGAGAAAGCTGTCTGATGAAGTTGACCCTGCTG GATGCTCGAGTATTGATTCTGACAAAAGCATATACTCAATTGGGCCAAGATTGAAAGCTTTCTCCGATTGGCTTCTCAAGACTATGGTTTCAGGAACTTTGGAGACTATCTTTCCTGCAGCTACTCGAGAATATGCTCCGTTGGTTGAAGAGTTGTGGAATGATGCTGCTATTCAGGCAACCTACAAACGAGGAAGTGAGTTGGAAATGCTGCCGAACGTTGCTCATTACTTCCTAAAAAGA GTTGTAGACATATTGACAACCGATTATGAACCTTCCGATTCAGATATCCTATATGCTGAGGGTCTTATTTCATCCAATGGGCTTGCTTGCGTAGATTTCTCATTTCCACAATCTGCACCTAATGATGATATAGACACTGCTGATCAGCACAACTCTTTGTTTAC GTATCAACTTATTAGAGCCCATGCAAGAGGAATTGGTGAAAATTGCAAGTGGCTGGAGATGTTTGAAGACATTGGGATTGTTATCTTTTGTGTCTCTCTGAGCGACTACGATCAGTTTTCCATTGATGGAAATGGGGATTCAGTGAATAAGATGCTACTTAGCAGGAAATTCTTTGAAAGTTTGGTTACTCATCCGACCTTCGATCAAATGAACTTCCTTGTATTACTGAACAAATATGATCTGTTTGAAGAGAAGATAGAACGGGTACCATTAACTCAGTGCGCGTGGTTCGACGATTTCCATCCAATGATCAGCCGCAACCGCTCTAACAGCCAGAACAATATAAATAGCAGCCCCTCTCTAGGACAACTCGGTTTACACTATGTTGCAGTAAAATTCAAAAGGCTCTTCACCACACTAACTGGGCGGAAGCTGTATGTTTCACCTGTGAAGGGTTTAGAACCTTATAGTGTTGATGCAGCTCTTAAGTATGCGAGGGAGATAATAAAGTGGGATGAAGAAAGAACCAACTTTAGCCTGAGTGAGCACTCGGTCTACAGCACAGAGGAAAGTTCGTTTTCTCACTAA
- the LOC111804362 gene encoding uncharacterized protein LOC111804362 — MKSRAVGCFKLCYLLSSRQAFASILVNQKLKVASCSTVSAKQVEEKVGEGPLAHANDSTEVFRRWGCADDDIAKIFARRPSLRRSDLNLLQDKLELLQGVGITSPDLVKIINCHPRILKCRINNNFHERIEFFLKMFESKEVLIKAIVKNPLLLTYDFHNKIKPAISQYEELGLSRKDLILMLLSRPTLIPRSSFDDEKMGYIQKTGLTHGDKMYKYIVTIIGISRLETIRQKVAHLEKFGFTEDETFTLLGRSPLILTLSVDKVQRNMTFILCTLKLPAKSILNYPFLLYLNLEAVLKPRVLLLRKMEEMGLDVQIKGGLMLRALRMTEKRFLKSYVYSQPKDVVDELMQFYESAKGIKRLAETSRKSHRRGFPF; from the coding sequence ATGAAATCCAGAGCTGTGGGTTGTTTCAAGCTCTGCTATTTACTTTCTTCTAGGCAAGCATTTGCTTCCATTTTggtaaaccaaaaattaaaggtTGCCTCTTGTTCAACTGTAAGTGCCAAGCAAGTTGAAGAGAAGGTGGGAGAAGGGCCGTTGGCACATGCCAATGACTCTACCGAAGTTTTCCGGAGATGGGGTTGTGCTGATGATGATATTGCAAAAATCTTTGCACGTCGACCTTCTCTGCGCAGGAGTGACTTAAACCTACTACAAGATAAACTCGAACTGCTACAAGGTGTAGGCATCACATCTCCCGACCTTGTGAAGATCATTAATTGCCATCCTCGGATCCTCAAATGTCGGATCAACAACAACTTCCATGAGCGGATCGAGTTCTTCTTGAAAATGTTTGAATCTAAGGAAGTTCTTATCAAAGCCATTGTAAAAAACCCTTTACTTTTGACTTATGATTTCCATAATAAAATCAAGCCTGCAATTTCCCAGTATGAAGAATTGGGTCTCAGTAGAAAGGATTTGATTCTCATGCTTTTATCTCGCCCCACACTGATCCCAAGATCTTCATTTGATGATGAGAAGATGGGATACATACAAAAAACAGGGCTCACACATGGTGACAAGATGTACAAATACATTGTTACAATCATTGGTATCTCACGACTTGAAACCATCCGTCAAAAAGTAGCCCATTTGGAAAAGTTTGGTTTCACAGAAGATGAGACATTCACTCTTCTTGGACGATCTCCCCTTATCTTAACTCTATCAGTCGATAAAGTGCAAAGGAACATGACTTTCATTTTGTGCACGTTGAAGCTGCCTGCTAAGAGTATTCTTAACTACCCATTTCTATTATACTTAAACCTTGAAGCAGTCTTGAAGCCACGGGTACTTCTCTTAAGGAAGATGGAGGAAATGGGTCTCGATGTTCAGATCAAAGGCGGTTTGATGCTCAGGGCTCTTAGGATGACAGAGAAGAGGTTCTTGAAGAGTTATGTTTACAGTCAACCAAAAGATGTTGTTGATGAGTTGATGCAGTTCTATGAAAGTGCAAAAGGCATTAAGCGTCTGGCAGAAACCTCAAGGAAGAGCCATCGCAGGGGCTTTCCTTTCTGA